Proteins found in one Venturia canescens isolate UGA chromosome 8, ASM1945775v1, whole genome shotgun sequence genomic segment:
- the LOC122415244 gene encoding cilia- and flagella-associated protein 251-like: protein MADYPEFGVETFLITANSEYKFRLINDYTKAIRKTFLGPTLEEPVQRMHVTNRIQTEGKNRGYMIFMTNKEIGLVVLPFDGNPYKIVATLAHPKKITCMASSDCGKYLFTLGENEHSVFMWKINYRSVDTMERLGGEGLAPFCSLIDGGKDGWLVNEMEDLFYYAQIIQQGENTSATRIVGAKVSIMQLPNLMRAVGFYPTNSELETMMEEISYKHYAETGRLVEEMTFDDFVKLYVNHRPAFGITKTQIRQAFEAFTTSEDLSNPTLTSKQFLEVLYGRGGQNNLGGNSSGGKLYGEPLSNEEAHTYLRRLVPQDDDTTSFSGSRDEKDFKAELNFDFLPPTISYKSFTEEILGIENSQFLVTWIR from the exons ATGGCGGATTATCCAGAATTTGGAGTCGAAACGTTTCTCATCACCGCCAACTCCGAA TACAAGTTTAGACTGATAAACGACTACACGAAAGCGATCAGGAAAACTTTTCTCGGACCAACTCTCGAGGAGCCCGTCCAACGTATGCACGTCACTAACAGAATACAGAccgaaggaaaaaatcgtggaTACATGATATTCATGACGAATAAGGAAATCGGTTTGGTGGTGCTGCCATTCGATGGCAATCCTTACAAAATCGTCGCGACGTTAGCCCACCCAAAAAAG ATAACGTGCATGGCGAGCAGTGACTGTGGCAAATATTTATTCACCCTTGGTGAAAACGAGCACAGTGTATTCATGTGGAAGATAAATTACAG ATCTGTCGATACGATGGAACGTTTAGGTGGCGAGGGTCTCGCACCTTTTTGCAGCTTAATTGACGGTGGCAAGGACGGATGGCTCGTCAATGAGATGGAAGACTTGTTTTATTACGCTCAAATTATTCAACAAGGTGAAAACACGTCAGCAACGAGAATCGTCGGTGCAAAAGTGTCGATAATGCAACTGCCGAATCTCATGAGAGCTGTTGGTTTTTATCCAACGAACAGCGAG CTTGAGACCATGATGGAAGAGATTTCTTACAAACATTACGCCGAGACTGGGCGACTAGTCGAGGAAATGACTTTCGACGATTTCGTCAAATTGTACGTGAACCATCGTCCGGCTTTCGGCATCACGAAAACCCAAATCAGACAAGCTTTCGAGGCTTTTACGACCTCTGAAGATTTGTCGAATCCAACATTGACTTCGAAGCAATTTCTCGAGGTTCTTTACGGTCGCGGGGGTCAAAATAATCTTGGAGGAAATTCTTCTGGAGGAAAATTATACG GTGAGCCACTGAGCAACGAAGAAGCGCATACTTACCTGCGACGTTTGGTGCCACAGGACGACGACACGACGTCCTTTTCGGGAAGTCGAGACGAAAAAGATTTCAAGGCCgaattgaattttgattttcttccACCG ACGATTTCGTACAAGAGTTTCACCGAAGAGATTCTGGGGATAGAAAATTCTCAA TTTCTCGTGACGTGGATAAGATGA
- the LOC122414539 gene encoding uncharacterized protein, translating into MTVTSNGFVLVWDALNQDGKPTTNGVKKGFVKSVPLQKANLTCIEKHEEVIVIGNNSGRLYFYDNQLRLLYWCKDCDFDSIVSISFDRESSFKRPENPPSESSISQSRSIDEILGTTDEEEISESSKSEIEIEHEKQRETSHTESDKIRVFSQNIDSKETRDKTIQSFISSAITIDIDYRTANSTKGKFLEPSDCTIDAASFAVPIFFVSSSSGKIGRLDIAKLKCRFVADPVAGAITAIAVRPQSDYVVTGDTLGILSLYKYTTRSRMVTKKTPAVPNLKKLLRVEEGKLDTTYVTRPQIHESLVGVSTLKFSPTKDGILACGLKSGLVWILHPDTLDPLDPNPFKHSSSSITDIIFTNNGEYLAYSDDLFTVGVFRKNVTASPMDKNQWNFLGKYHSHCSPIREILFLKPAVGKISPRLLSIGEDRNLVEYDLEKR; encoded by the exons ATGACTGTCACGAGCAACG gCTTTGTTCTCGTCTGGGACGCACTCAATCAGGATGGAAAACCAACGACGAATGGAGTAAAAAAAGGCTTCGTCAAGTCGGTGCCGCTCCAAAAAGCCAATTTGACTTGCATCGAAAAACACGAAGA agtaATCGTAATCGGAAACAATTCCGGTCGGTTGTATTTTTACGACAACCAATTGAGGCTTCTCTACTGGTGCAAAGATTGTGATTTCGATTCGATAGTCTCGATTAGTTTTGACCGGGAGTCCAGCTTCAAGAGACCGGAAAATCCTCCCAGCGAATCTTCGATTTCACAGTCGAGGAGCATCGATGAAATTCTTGGAACTACCGATGAGGAAGAAATATCTGAATCATCGAAAAGTGAAATTGAAATCGAGCATGAGAAACAAAGGGAAACCAGTCACACCGAATCGGACaaaattcgagttttttctcaaaatattgACAGCAAGGAAACTCGGGACAAAACGATTCAAAGCTTTATCTCATCGGCCATCACAATCGACATTGATTATCGGACGGCGAATTCGACGAAAGGGAAGTTCCTCGAGCCTTCGGATTGCACTATCGATGCTGCGTCTTTCGCAGTcccgatttttttcgttt CATCGTCTTCAGGAAAAATCGGAAGATTGGACATCGCCAAATTGAAGTGTCGTTTCGTAGCAGACCCAGTTGCAGGAGCTATCACAGCAATTGCTGTTCGTCCACAGAG TGATTACGTCGTCACCGGCGATACTTTGGGAATCCTCTCCCTGTACAAGTACACCACGAGATCTCGTATGGTCACGAAGAAAACACCGGCTGTaccgaatttgaaaaagttactGAGAGTCGAAGAAGGAAAACTCGATACGACCTACGTCACTCGCCCACAAATTCACGAGAGTCTCGTGGGCGTTAGCACTCTCAAATTCTCTCCAACGAAAG ATGGGATTTTGGCCTGCGGTCTCAAAAGTGGTCTCGTATGGATTTTGCATCCCGACACTTTGGATCCTCTCGACCCAAATCCTTTCAAACACTCGTCGAGCTCGATAACggatattattttcacaaataacGGAGAATATCTCGCGTACTCG GATGACCTTTTCACTGTTGGAGTCTTCAGGAAAAACGTAACAGCGTCGCCGATGGATAAAAACCAATGGAACTTTCTCGGCAAATACCATTCGCACTGTTCACCGATTCGAGAAATATTGTTCCTCAAGCCTGCGGTCGGAAAAATTTCACCGCGTTTATTATCCATCGGTGAAGACAGAAATCTCGTGGAATACGATTTGGAAAAAAGGTGA